A stretch of Blautia liquoris DNA encodes these proteins:
- a CDS encoding ABC transporter substrate-binding protein: MKKRATLLLTAVILSSQIFAGCGNQKSDESAAASISNSSLLSASSASGASTSTAYPLTIQTRGSDFISIDQTFEKVPERIVTANASSIDMLYRLGLQDKIIGTIAIDNEPGNEWADLYESLPKLGDKMTISKEVIAEAEPDIIIGRSATFEEGTFGSIVELNALGINVYAQKASDMSTAVTMESIIDDVRNLGEIFDVQDRAKEYADSLENRLSTVTKTVRDATGTDIKKVVVMATYQEGNFVVFGANAKLQNGILQTLNAENVMEKGGNGLTLENMVSANPDAIIYITSTRNKDIDVSAKEALLNESLLSSVPAIADKKIIEVPYDAFMDYGVRNFDTLEELADFLYNK; encoded by the coding sequence ATGAAAAAAAGAGCAACCCTTTTACTTACAGCCGTTATACTCTCCTCACAGATTTTTGCTGGATGCGGGAATCAAAAATCCGATGAATCAGCCGCTGCCTCTATAAGTAATTCTTCCCTGCTTTCAGCCTCATCAGCATCTGGCGCATCCACATCTACTGCTTATCCTCTGACTATACAGACAAGGGGCAGTGATTTTATTTCTATAGATCAAACATTTGAAAAAGTGCCTGAACGCATTGTTACAGCCAATGCATCTTCCATTGACATGTTATATCGTCTGGGCCTGCAGGATAAGATTATCGGTACCATCGCTATCGACAATGAGCCCGGTAATGAATGGGCAGATCTATATGAGTCTCTGCCTAAGCTGGGTGACAAGATGACAATCAGCAAAGAGGTTATCGCTGAGGCGGAGCCGGATATCATCATCGGACGCAGTGCCACCTTCGAAGAGGGCACCTTTGGCAGTATAGTAGAGTTAAATGCTCTCGGTATCAACGTTTATGCTCAGAAAGCCAGCGACATGAGTACTGCTGTCACGATGGAAAGTATCATCGATGATGTCCGTAATCTGGGTGAAATTTTTGATGTGCAGGACAGGGCAAAAGAATATGCGGACAGCCTGGAGAACAGGCTTTCGACTGTTACAAAGACGGTACGTGATGCTACGGGAACAGATATAAAAAAGGTTGTGGTTATGGCAACTTATCAGGAGGGCAACTTTGTTGTTTTTGGAGCAAATGCGAAATTGCAAAACGGTATACTTCAAACCCTGAATGCAGAAAATGTGATGGAGAAGGGTGGAAATGGCCTGACACTTGAGAATATGGTCAGCGCAAATCCCGATGCCATCATTTACATCACTTCCACAAGGAACAAGGACATAGATGTAAGTGCCAAAGAAGCTCTCTTAAATGAGTCACTTCTCTCATCTGTGCCTGCAATAGCCGATAAAAAGATTATTGAAGTGCCTTATGATGCATTTATGGACTATGGGGTACGTAATTTTGACACACTTGAAGAATTAGCAGACTTCTTATATAATAAATAA
- a CDS encoding DegV family protein → MNNQYKIISDGSCDLSKELAEKRDIDIVPFYVSFDDTTYLREGTDIKVRSFYQEMVDDPNIFPKSSMPSVQDYVDAFMPYVKASVPVICICITSKFSGSLQSATNARSYVLEKYPSAKITVVDSMVNTVLQGLMVLETAAMRDDGIPYEETLRYLDKMKSSGRIFFTVGNMEYLSHGGRIGKVTAVAGSVLGIRPVITLKEGEIYPSAVGRSRKRTVDKTIDLLINYLKENNKNLYDYSLSVGFGYDRKEAINYRNLVLERLAGAGYGLSEEELPIRQIGATIGVHTGPHPLGLGIIKRWNS, encoded by the coding sequence ATGAATAATCAATATAAAATTATCAGTGATGGCTCTTGCGACCTTTCAAAAGAACTGGCAGAGAAAAGGGACATAGACATCGTGCCATTCTATGTTTCCTTTGATGATACAACTTATTTAAGAGAAGGAACAGATATTAAGGTGAGATCATTCTATCAGGAGATGGTTGATGATCCAAATATCTTTCCAAAGTCCTCCATGCCCTCTGTACAAGATTATGTGGACGCATTTATGCCATATGTGAAAGCGTCTGTTCCTGTCATCTGCATCTGTATCACTAGTAAATTTAGTGGCTCTCTGCAGTCTGCGACGAATGCCAGAAGTTATGTACTGGAGAAATATCCCAGTGCAAAAATCACGGTGGTGGATTCTATGGTAAATACAGTTTTACAAGGTCTGATGGTTCTCGAAACTGCAGCTATGAGAGATGATGGAATTCCTTATGAGGAGACATTGAGATATCTTGACAAGATGAAATCAAGCGGGCGAATCTTTTTTACTGTAGGGAATATGGAGTATCTCAGCCATGGCGGCAGAATCGGAAAGGTAACCGCTGTTGCCGGTTCTGTCCTGGGTATCCGCCCGGTGATCACACTGAAAGAAGGAGAGATATATCCCTCTGCGGTTGGAAGAAGCAGGAAAAGGACTGTGGATAAGACCATTGATCTTTTGATCAATTATTTAAAAGAAAATAATAAAAACCTATATGATTATTCTCTTTCGGTGGGTTTTGGCTATGACCGAAAGGAAGCCATAAATTACAGGAATCTTGTGTTGGAGCGACTGGCGGGGGCCGGTTATGGTCTGTCAGAAGAAGAACTCCCGATACGGCAAATTGGTGCTACAATCGGAGTCCATACCGGACCGCACCCATTGGGTCTTGGTATTATAAAAAGATGGAATTCTTAA
- a CDS encoding ABC transporter ATP-binding protein → MNLELENLKVSLSSAPIINDISMQIDGGQFVGLLGPNGSGKSTLLRTVYRMHKPSGGAVLLDDRPLPSYKPKNLAREMAVVGQFNNINFDLCVEEVVMMGRTPHLGALEREKIRDYEIVRDSLEKVGMSDYTKRSFTTLSGGEKQRIILARALAQKPSLLILDEPTNHLDITYQLQILGIIKNLGINVFAALHDLSLAAQYCDKIYIIKHGAIDSCGTPDEVINRNMINRVYHVDCDITKDSAGRMSISYFPLHILESEI, encoded by the coding sequence ATGAATCTTGAACTGGAAAACTTAAAAGTATCTCTCTCCTCTGCCCCCATCATAAACGATATATCCATGCAGATAGACGGGGGACAGTTTGTCGGGCTTTTAGGGCCAAATGGCAGCGGAAAATCGACCCTTCTGCGTACCGTTTACCGTATGCATAAGCCGAGCGGCGGTGCTGTATTACTGGATGACCGCCCGCTGCCTTCATATAAACCTAAAAATCTTGCCCGGGAAATGGCCGTAGTCGGGCAATTTAACAATATTAACTTTGATTTGTGCGTTGAAGAGGTTGTGATGATGGGGCGCACACCTCACCTCGGAGCACTGGAACGGGAAAAAATCCGGGATTATGAAATTGTCAGAGATTCACTGGAAAAAGTCGGAATGTCAGATTACACAAAGCGCAGCTTTACAACTCTCTCCGGCGGTGAAAAGCAACGAATTATCCTGGCGCGCGCCCTTGCCCAGAAGCCTTCCCTGCTCATATTAGACGAGCCCACCAATCATCTGGACATTACCTATCAGCTGCAAATTCTTGGAATCATTAAGAATCTCGGAATAAATGTATTTGCTGCGCTCCACGATCTTTCACTTGCTGCACAGTACTGTGACAAGATTTACATCATCAAGCATGGAGCTATCGATTCCTGCGGAACACCAGATGAAGTGATTAACCGAAACATGATTAACCGTGTTTATCATGTAGACTGCGATATCACAAAGGATTCCGCAGGCCGGATGTCCATTAGCTATTTTCCATTACATATATTAGAAAGTGAGATTTAA
- a CDS encoding alpha/beta hydrolase: protein MRQQKIKALIVGRNVEILLPKAYDESQAAYPTVYLLDGDALFPFLDHLPIEQTSFDFILVGIPASDRISEYTPWPAKALNKRFLDFGGGGSEHLVFLQNQIMPRIQEMFHCDSNPESNAIMGYSLGGLLSVYSLFVTEKFGHISSISGSFWYNGWTQFIEKTYLVNPSADIYISSGRNEGGRAQDIKNLPSNNVYLEWNSYGHHDNIGFKLEAALSYLNQRINRN, encoded by the coding sequence ATGAGACAACAAAAAATCAAGGCATTGATAGTCGGGCGTAATGTAGAAATTCTCCTTCCGAAAGCTTATGATGAATCACAGGCCGCATACCCAACTGTCTATCTGCTGGACGGAGATGCCCTGTTTCCATTCTTAGATCATCTCCCAATAGAGCAGACATCATTTGACTTTATACTTGTGGGTATCCCCGCGTCCGATCGAATATCCGAATATACGCCATGGCCTGCAAAGGCTCTGAATAAGCGTTTTTTGGACTTCGGCGGAGGAGGCAGTGAGCACCTTGTGTTTCTTCAAAATCAAATCATGCCCCGCATACAGGAAATGTTTCACTGTGATTCCAATCCGGAAAGTAACGCCATTATGGGCTATTCTCTGGGCGGGCTGCTCAGTGTCTATTCCCTGTTTGTCACAGAGAAATTCGGCCACATATCAAGTATATCCGGCTCTTTCTGGTACAACGGCTGGACTCAATTTATCGAAAAGACTTATCTCGTCAATCCGTCGGCTGATATTTATATCAGTTCCGGAAGAAACGAGGGCGGTCGTGCACAAGATATCAAGAATCTTCCCAGTAATAATGTATATTTAGAATGGAATTCATATGGACATCATGATAATATAGGTTTTAAACTTGAAGCCGCATTATCTTATCTCAATCAACGGATTAACAGGAACTGA
- a CDS encoding helix-turn-helix domain-containing protein: MHSQNKFNILKEAYIRAPFQVHNTIRFTRYKDETSASYPTIHGAFIFCIQGEALISFDDETFFAKPGILVHGCPGRQLSFRIKSDCPFVHINLYYKQINSDLLFEVPVNLPQIEPALQELAEQNEAMDIHTILQKKILTQQIFQHIFYGSKEDALKGDYYYVSQILSYIKKHYSEPVSMKELADLIGKSESQMSYIFYKYTHKRPIDFLIDYRMDIAASLLREQGLRINEAAEAVGYSDSLYFSRIFKKRTGYSPSQIKK; encoded by the coding sequence TTGCATTCGCAAAACAAATTTAATATATTAAAAGAGGCATATATACGTGCGCCTTTCCAAGTACACAATACTATACGATTTACACGATATAAAGATGAAACTTCTGCCTCATATCCAACAATTCATGGAGCCTTTATTTTTTGTATACAGGGGGAGGCACTGATTTCATTTGATGATGAAACCTTTTTCGCGAAACCTGGAATACTGGTACATGGCTGCCCCGGCCGCCAGCTTAGTTTTCGCATCAAAAGTGACTGTCCCTTTGTACACATCAATCTGTATTACAAACAGATTAACAGTGATTTATTATTTGAAGTTCCGGTTAATCTTCCCCAGATTGAGCCTGCACTGCAGGAGTTAGCAGAGCAGAACGAAGCTATGGATATCCACACCATACTACAGAAAAAAATTCTCACACAGCAGATATTTCAGCACATCTTTTACGGGAGTAAGGAGGATGCTCTTAAAGGTGATTATTATTATGTCTCGCAGATTCTGTCCTATATCAAGAAACACTATTCAGAGCCGGTCAGTATGAAAGAACTGGCAGATCTGATCGGCAAAAGCGAATCTCAGATGTCTTATATCTTCTACAAATACACACACAAGAGACCAATTGATTTTTTAATTGATTACCGGATGGATATCGCTGCCTCTCTTCTGCGTGAACAAGGTCTTCGGATAAACGAAGCGGCAGAGGCCGTGGGTTACAGCGATTCTCTCTATTTCAGCCGTATTTTTAAAAAGAGAACAGGCTATTCTCCCAGCCAAATCAAAAAATAA
- a CDS encoding FecCD family ABC transporter permease → MNLFFKRNMDASVKKDGGSSHSFILLIVVLTALLLVSICLTMTFGAVRISPSDIYHVLIYHLFGRAASGAEELLQSSIAKIIWEIRLPRVLLGIIAGAGLSVCGTVMQSTVQNPLAEPYILGISSGASLGATFAVFMGTHLVFMGNVSSISVLSFLGALGATAGVLMMASIGGTMTSGKLILSGTVINALCSSFSNFIISMAGDGTGMLSIKFWTMGSLTRAKWNNLFWPFLVVLCCCIFFISQYRNLNTMLLGDEAASTLGVNLTFYRKLYMLAAALLTGIIVSNCGVIGFVGLMVPHISRALVGADHRRLLPVAILLGGIFLTWADAFARIVIPGGELAIGIVTSMIGAPFFAYILVKRHYHFGS, encoded by the coding sequence TTGAATTTATTTTTTAAAAGAAATATGGATGCATCGGTAAAAAAAGACGGTGGGAGTTCACATTCATTTATCCTGCTTATAGTTGTTCTCACAGCTCTTTTACTGGTATCCATATGTCTGACAATGACTTTTGGTGCCGTTCGCATTTCACCCTCAGATATCTATCATGTGTTGATCTATCATCTGTTTGGTAGGGCTGCCTCCGGCGCAGAGGAACTACTCCAGAGTTCAATCGCCAAAATCATATGGGAAATACGTCTTCCGCGGGTTCTTCTCGGCATCATCGCCGGTGCCGGGCTCTCCGTATGCGGTACTGTCATGCAGTCTACCGTTCAAAATCCACTTGCTGAGCCTTATATCCTGGGTATCTCTTCCGGAGCCTCTCTGGGTGCAACCTTTGCAGTGTTTATGGGAACGCACCTCGTATTTATGGGAAATGTATCCAGTATCTCTGTACTGTCCTTTCTTGGTGCCCTCGGTGCCACAGCCGGAGTTTTGATGATGGCCTCCATCGGAGGAACAATGACATCAGGAAAACTGATTTTATCAGGTACCGTAATCAACGCCCTATGCAGTTCATTTTCCAACTTTATTATCTCCATGGCAGGAGACGGCACAGGAATGCTAAGCATCAAATTCTGGACCATGGGCTCCCTTACCCGGGCAAAGTGGAATAACCTATTCTGGCCTTTTCTTGTAGTTTTATGCTGCTGTATCTTTTTTATCAGTCAGTATCGAAATCTTAACACAATGCTGCTTGGTGATGAGGCCGCCTCCACGCTGGGTGTCAATCTTACCTTTTACCGCAAGTTATATATGCTTGCCGCCGCTCTGCTGACCGGAATTATCGTATCTAACTGCGGTGTGATCGGCTTTGTGGGACTGATGGTGCCCCATATTTCCCGGGCTCTAGTGGGTGCAGATCATCGCCGCCTTCTGCCTGTGGCGATTCTGCTGGGCGGAATATTTCTCACATGGGCAGATGCATTTGCCCGTATTGTCATTCCGGGCGGAGAGCTTGCTATCGGCATTGTAACATCTATGATTGGTGCACCATTCTTCGCATATATTCTGGTAAAACGCCACTATCATTTTGGATCCTGA
- the radA gene encoding DNA repair protein RadA: MAKGSKSVFFCQSCGYESTKWMGQCPGCGEWNTFVEEIIDTKKPAGARRTKTDAKPVKLSEINMSGERRITTNIEELDRVLGGGVVPGSLTLVGGDPGIGKSTLLLQVCRNLSLNGKKVLYISGEESLSQIKLRAVRIGDFNGNLELLCETNLGVIHEVIKRQKPDIAVIDSIQTMYNEEVSSSPGSVSQVRESTAVLMQIAKGLGISIFIVGHVTKDGNVAGPRVLEHMVDTVLYFEGERHASYRILRGVKNRFGSTNEIGVFEMQHNGLMEVKNPSEYMLEGKPEGASGSIVTCSMEGTRPILIEIQALVAPSNFGIPRRTTAGTDFNRVNLLMAVLEKRAHLNLSASDAYVNIAGGIKMNEPAIDLGILLAIVSSYRDIVISDKVVAFGEVGLSGEVRAVNMADQRVREVKKLGFETVILPAVSMRSIKRESQMKFVPVKNISDAIRFIV, translated from the coding sequence ATGGCTAAGGGATCGAAATCAGTTTTTTTCTGTCAGAGTTGCGGATATGAATCTACAAAATGGATGGGACAGTGTCCGGGATGCGGAGAATGGAATACCTTTGTCGAAGAGATCATCGATACAAAAAAGCCGGCAGGAGCACGAAGAACAAAAACTGATGCAAAACCGGTAAAACTATCAGAGATCAATATGTCCGGCGAACGTAGAATAACCACGAATATAGAAGAATTAGACAGGGTTCTCGGTGGAGGAGTTGTTCCAGGTTCTCTGACTCTGGTTGGAGGAGACCCAGGAATTGGGAAATCGACCCTTTTGCTTCAGGTCTGTAGAAATCTGTCATTAAACGGAAAGAAAGTTCTTTATATATCCGGTGAAGAATCTTTAAGCCAGATTAAGCTTCGGGCAGTCAGAATCGGGGATTTTAATGGAAATTTAGAACTTCTCTGTGAGACGAACCTCGGGGTGATCCATGAGGTTATAAAGAGGCAAAAACCTGACATTGCTGTGATAGATTCTATCCAGACAATGTACAATGAAGAAGTGAGTTCCTCCCCGGGCAGTGTATCTCAGGTGAGGGAGTCGACCGCTGTTTTGATGCAGATTGCGAAGGGACTTGGAATATCAATCTTTATTGTCGGGCATGTTACGAAAGATGGTAATGTTGCCGGTCCCAGAGTATTGGAACATATGGTTGACACGGTGCTCTATTTTGAGGGGGAGAGACATGCTTCCTATCGAATCTTAAGAGGAGTCAAGAACCGCTTCGGATCAACGAATGAAATCGGTGTCTTTGAAATGCAGCATAATGGGTTAATGGAGGTGAAAAATCCTTCGGAATATATGCTCGAAGGTAAACCAGAGGGAGCATCGGGATCTATTGTCACATGCTCAATGGAAGGCACAAGACCAATCTTGATTGAGATACAGGCCCTGGTGGCGCCGAGCAACTTTGGAATTCCGCGCAGAACAACAGCCGGAACCGATTTTAACAGGGTTAATCTTCTGATGGCTGTGCTTGAAAAAAGAGCACATCTGAATCTGTCTGCCAGCGATGCGTATGTCAATATAGCCGGTGGGATTAAGATGAATGAACCTGCGATTGATCTGGGGATACTCCTTGCTATTGTATCCAGTTATCGTGATATTGTCATCAGTGACAAAGTTGTGGCTTTTGGTGAAGTAGGATTAAGCGGAGAAGTACGGGCAGTGAATATGGCGGATCAGCGAGTTCGGGAAGTGAAAAAATTGGGATTCGAGACTGTGATACTTCCTGCTGTGAGCATGAGATCAATCAAAAGAGAGAGCCAGATGAAATTTGTTCCAGTTAAGAACATTAGTGACGCAATTCGCTTTATAGTTTAA
- a CDS encoding endosialidase encodes MSVIKKLIRTEKDGGISFGNYKLDQKSKVSDFEYEGDVYKVKTFREITRLERNGMFVYESVPGTAVTEMKFPSEGVEFTVEADEDVQITLGMEDDTEYKVLLDDVNVGHMTTGLGGKLSFSVELEQAEQIRVKIVRVDQ; translated from the coding sequence ATGTCAGTAATTAAAAAATTAATTCGTACTGAGAAAGATGGCGGAATCAGTTTTGGAAATTACAAACTAGATCAGAAGTCAAAGGTATCTGATTTCGAGTATGAGGGTGATGTGTACAAAGTTAAAACTTTTCGTGAAATCACCAGGTTGGAACGAAACGGGATGTTCGTATACGAATCTGTTCCGGGGACAGCGGTTACAGAGATGAAATTTCCAAGCGAAGGTGTTGAGTTTACTGTTGAAGCAGATGAGGATGTACAGATCACGCTTGGCATGGAAGACGATACCGAGTATAAAGTACTTCTGGATGATGTGAATGTCGGACACATGACAACTGGTCTTGGCGGAAAGCTTTCTTTCAGCGTTGAATTGGAACAGGCAGAGCAGATCAGAGTTAAAATTGTAAGAGTGGATCAGTAG
- a CDS encoding type III pantothenate kinase, which yields MLLVIDIGNTNVVVGCIDGREIFFEERLSTDRKRTELEYAIDIKNVLEIYEIAPSIIEGAIISSVVPQITDVVRRAIKKLIDKTPKVVGPGLKTGLNIVMDQPAQLGSDLVVDAVAAMADHPVPLIIIDMGTATTVSVVDHTKSYIGGMILPGIRTATDSLVSNAAQLQQISFDMPRKLIGSNTIECMQSGALYGNAAAIDGLIDRIEEEQKETCTVVATGGLAGYIVPLCRKEIIVDNNLLLKGLQIIYNKNR from the coding sequence ATGCTTCTGGTGATTGATATAGGCAACACAAATGTGGTTGTCGGCTGTATTGATGGAAGAGAAATATTTTTTGAGGAAAGATTATCGACGGATAGAAAGAGAACAGAACTGGAATACGCCATTGATATAAAAAATGTACTGGAAATATATGAAATTGCTCCGAGTATAATTGAAGGAGCAATTATATCGTCTGTAGTTCCACAGATTACGGATGTGGTCCGAAGGGCTATAAAAAAACTGATCGACAAGACCCCAAAAGTTGTCGGTCCGGGTCTGAAGACGGGGCTTAATATTGTGATGGATCAGCCGGCGCAGCTGGGAAGTGATCTGGTTGTAGATGCCGTGGCAGCTATGGCAGATCATCCGGTTCCGCTGATCATTATTGATATGGGGACAGCTACCACCGTGAGCGTTGTTGACCATACCAAGAGCTATATTGGCGGTATGATTCTGCCCGGAATTCGGACTGCAACGGATTCACTGGTGAGCAATGCAGCACAGCTTCAGCAGATCAGTTTCGATATGCCGAGGAAACTGATTGGAAGTAATACGATTGAGTGTATGCAAAGTGGGGCATTATATGGAAATGCAGCTGCGATTGATGGTTTGATTGACCGGATAGAGGAAGAACAAAAAGAAACCTGTACCGTTGTTGCCACAGGTGGCCTTGCAGGTTACATCGTTCCTCTTTGCAGAAAAGAAATCATTGTAGATAATAATCTCCTTCTGAAAGGACTTCAGATCATATACAATAAAAACAGGTAA
- a CDS encoding ATP-dependent Clp protease ATP-binding subunit, translating to MKDRYTRQAKKALKLAEQKAISCKQNYIGSEHLLLGLLNDVQGTAGIVLQEFGVEESRLLTLIDNLIRPAQQAAVKEQPGYTPRAKKILEDAGEEAEHFQSESTGTEHILIALLKDTECVAARLLYTMGVNIQKMYLTILTAMGEEDHLQKNDLKRASSNDNVPVSTPTLDQYSRDLNEMARQGKLDPVVGREQEIDRVIQILCRRTKNNPCLIGEPGVGKTAIAEGLAQRIVWGLVPKVMKQKRVVVLDLSGMVAGSKYRGEFEERIKKVVKEVMDNSNILLFIDELHTIIGAGGAEGALDASNILKPSLSRGEIQLIGATTIEEYRKYIEKDAALERRFQPVMVDEPTTEQSIDILKGLRPYYERHHGVTITDEALSAAVKMSERYINDRFLPDKAIDLIDEASAKVQLGGYKIPVKISEDEKLLKEILQDRETAIKSGDYERAKEFQKNREELEENLREAREKYERHSKNKKRMVTEEEIAEVISGWTKIPVKKIEEGESRRLARLEQVLHKRVVGQDQAVEAVAKAIRRGRTGLKDPNRPIGSFLFLGPTGVGKTELSKALAEAVFGTEQAMIRIDMSEYMEKHSVSKLIGSPPGYVGYEEGGQLSEKVRRNPYSVILLDEIEKAHPDVFNILLQVLDDGHITDSQGRKVDFKETCIIMTSNAGASLITEPKRLGFGAGADEKEDYEHMKDQVLDEVKRMFKPEFLNRIDDIIVFHALSKDNMKKIVNILLRDLKGRCREQMNIDLKVTGKTKEYLIDTSFDSKYGARPLKRAIQNKIEDPLAEEILLGHVKKGDIVTIGIRKKQIVITAD from the coding sequence ATGAAAGACAGATATACGAGACAGGCAAAAAAAGCTCTTAAACTGGCTGAGCAAAAAGCCATATCGTGCAAACAAAACTATATTGGTTCAGAACATCTGCTTTTAGGACTTTTGAACGATGTTCAGGGAACAGCCGGCATAGTATTACAGGAATTCGGTGTGGAAGAAAGCCGACTTCTGACACTGATTGATAACCTGATCAGACCTGCACAGCAGGCTGCAGTGAAAGAACAGCCTGGATATACTCCCAGAGCAAAGAAAATATTGGAAGATGCAGGGGAGGAAGCTGAACATTTTCAAAGTGAGTCCACAGGGACAGAACATATCTTAATTGCTCTTCTTAAAGATACAGAGTGTGTGGCGGCACGGCTCTTATATACCATGGGCGTGAATATACAAAAGATGTATTTGACAATTCTGACTGCGATGGGTGAAGAAGATCATCTGCAAAAAAATGATCTTAAAAGAGCTTCATCGAATGATAATGTGCCAGTTTCGACACCGACATTGGATCAATACAGCAGAGACCTGAATGAAATGGCAAGACAGGGGAAATTAGATCCTGTTGTGGGAAGAGAGCAGGAAATTGACCGCGTGATTCAGATCCTCTGCAGACGTACGAAGAACAACCCCTGTCTGATTGGAGAACCTGGAGTAGGAAAAACGGCTATTGCGGAGGGACTTGCACAGAGAATTGTCTGGGGACTTGTACCGAAGGTCATGAAACAGAAACGGGTGGTTGTTTTAGATCTGTCAGGGATGGTCGCAGGCAGCAAGTATCGAGGCGAATTTGAAGAGAGGATCAAAAAGGTGGTAAAAGAAGTTATGGATAACAGTAATATTCTGCTGTTTATCGATGAACTTCACACCATCATAGGTGCCGGAGGAGCTGAAGGTGCGCTTGATGCGTCTAATATCTTAAAACCTTCTTTGTCCCGGGGAGAGATACAGCTGATCGGTGCGACTACAATTGAGGAATATAGGAAATATATAGAAAAGGATGCTGCTCTGGAGAGACGTTTTCAGCCTGTGATGGTAGATGAACCTACCACGGAACAGTCAATTGATATCTTAAAGGGACTCAGACCATATTATGAGAGACATCATGGAGTTACGATTACGGATGAAGCCTTAAGTGCAGCGGTTAAAATGAGTGAACGTTATATCAATGATCGCTTTCTTCCGGATAAGGCGATTGATCTGATTGACGAGGCTTCGGCTAAGGTTCAGCTCGGCGGATATAAGATTCCGGTAAAGATTTCGGAAGATGAGAAACTACTAAAAGAAATCCTTCAGGATAGAGAAACAGCCATAAAATCAGGCGATTATGAGAGAGCAAAAGAGTTTCAGAAAAATCGGGAAGAACTTGAGGAAAATCTTCGTGAGGCCCGCGAAAAGTATGAACGACACAGTAAAAATAAAAAACGGATGGTTACAGAAGAGGAAATTGCTGAGGTGATCTCAGGATGGACCAAGATTCCGGTTAAAAAAATTGAAGAGGGTGAGAGCAGGCGTCTGGCGAGACTGGAGCAAGTCCTTCATAAAAGAGTTGTCGGACAGGATCAGGCTGTAGAAGCAGTTGCCAAGGCAATTCGCCGTGGAAGGACAGGACTCAAAGACCCAAACCGCCCAATTGGATCTTTCCTTTTTCTTGGACCCACCGGTGTCGGCAAGACAGAATTGTCCAAGGCACTTGCTGAGGCAGTATTTGGAACAGAGCAGGCCATGATTCGTATTGATATGTCCGAATATATGGAAAAACACAGCGTCTCAAAGCTGATTGGTTCTCCGCCTGGATATGTGGGATATGAAGAGGGCGGCCAGCTTTCCGAAAAGGTGCGTCGAAATCCCTATAGTGTGATCCTTCTAGATGAAATCGAGAAGGCACATCCGGATGTCTTTAATATTCTGCTTCAGGTACTGGATGATGGACATATCACAGATTCTCAGGGCAGAAAGGTTGACTTTAAAGAGACTTGCATCATTATGACCTCCAATGCAGGAGCTTCACTGATTACTGAGCCGAAACGACTTGGATTTGGAGCCGGTGCAGACGAGAAAGAAGATTATGAGCATATGAAAGATCAGGTTCTGGACGAGGTGAAGAGAATGTTCAAGCCGGAGTTCCTCAATCGAATTGATGACATCATTGTTTTCCATGCGCTGAGTAAAGACAACATGAAAAAAATTGTCAATATTTTGCTGAGAGATCTCAAAGGACGTTGCCGCGAACAGATGAACATTGATCTAAAAGTCACTGGAAAAACAAAAGAATATCTGATTGACACAAGCTTTGACAGTAAATATGGTGCAAGACCACTTAAAAGGGCGATTCAAAATAAGATTGAAGATCCTCTTGCTGAAGAAATTCTTTTAGGACACGTTAAGAAAGGTGATATCGTAACTATTGGTATCAGAAAAAAACAAATTGTCATTACCGCAGATTGA